In a single window of the Acipenser ruthenus chromosome 8, fAciRut3.2 maternal haplotype, whole genome shotgun sequence genome:
- the LOC131737820 gene encoding olfactory receptor 1E16-like: MSPNSTAMSVNVTSGRPLFYINGFSNMLYANYYFIFLSVVYVLTILANAFLMLIICVEQSLHNPKYVAVFHLAVVDTCCSTVVIPFVIQTFIFNSQFIVFEACLANMFFVHFFNGLQSLSLVLLAYDRFIAICIPLHYHTINTNTRMTVIIIAIWLIFSFMLLAAVLLVARLSFCKSTVIDSYFCDHGPVYKLACNDTSANSIFAKLLIALFLILPVALIILSYACIIFQLFKIASREGKRKALKTCTSHLILVIIFYFPILVTYTTAMVSTIHPNARILNNSLSATIPPLLNPIIYTLKTEEIMESIKKLYRKNKISQVKS; encoded by the coding sequence ATGTCTCCCAATTCAACAGCAATGTCTGTGAATGTTACCTCTGGTAGACCACTGTTTTATATTAATGGGTTTTCTAATATGTTGTATgcaaactattattttattttcttgtctGTTGTTTATGTTTTAACAATATTAGCCAATGCATTTCTAATGCTAATAATATGTGTAGAACAAAGTTTACATAACCCCAAATATGTTGCTGTTTTTCATTTAGCTGTAGTTGATACCTGTTGTAGTACTGTGGTAATCCCATTTGTAATTCAAACATTCATTTTCAACTCCCAGTTTATTGTGTTCGAGGCTTGCCTTGCTAATatgttttttgtgcatttttttaatggattgcAGTCACTTTCTCTTGTGCTCTTGGCATATGACAGATTCATTGCAATATGTATCCCATTGCATTATCACACAATTAATACTAATACTAGAATGACTGTAATTATAATTGCAATTTGGTTAATTTTCTCATTTATGTTGCTTGCCGCCGTCCTTCTAGTTGCACGGCTGTCCTTCTGTAAATCTACAGTGATTGACAGTTATTTTTGTGACCATGGACCTGTTTACAAACTGGCCTGTAATGACACATCAGCCAATTCTATTTTTGCTAAACTCTTGattgcattatttttaattttaccaGTGGCCCTCATTATATTATCGTACGCATGCATTATAtttcaactttttaaaattgcatCTAGAGAGGGCAAAAGAAAAGCTCTTAAAACATGTACCTCCCATTTAATTTtggtaataatattttatttcccAATATTAGTGACGTATACAACAGCAATGGTCTCTACTATTCATCCCAATGCTAGAATCTTAAATAATTCATTGTCTGCTACCATTCCACCCCTTTTGAACCCTATTATTTACACTCTGAAAACTGAAGAAATAATGGAATCGATTAAAAAGTTGTATAGAAAAAACAAAATTTCCCAGGTAAAAAGCTGA